The Cellvibrio zantedeschiae genomic sequence CGCAACAAGATTCATATCATCAACCTTGAGCACACTGTGCCTGCGTTCAACGAAGCTTTGGCTTTAGTTCAACAAATGGCGTCTCAAAAGAAAAAAATTCTGTTTGTTGGTACCAAGCGCGCTGCGCAAAAAACCGTTAAAGAACAAGCTGAACGCGCTGGCCAACCATTCGTTAGCCACCGTTGGTTAGGCGGTATGTTGACCAACTACAAAACCATCCGTGCTTCTATCCGTCGTTTGCAAGAACTGACTACCCAAAGCCAGGATGGTACTTTCGCTAAATTGACCAAAAAAGAAGCTTTAATGCGCTCACGCGACATGGAAAAGCTTGAGCGTTCAATTGGTGGTATCAAAAACATCAATGGTCTGCCAGATGCATTGTTCATCATTGACGTTGACCACGAGCGTATTGCAATTCAAGAAGCTAACAAGCTTGGCATTCCTGTTATCGGTGTAGTGGATACCAACAGCAACCCGGAAGGCGTTGACTATGTTATCCCAGGTAACGACGACGCCATCCGCGCAATCAAGTTATACGCTGCTGCAGTAGCTGATGCTTGTTTGGAAGGTTCCAAGTCTGTATCTGCTGTACCAAACAAAGACGAATACGTAGCGGCTGAAGGTAGCGCTGAATAATTCAGCCACCTTTCGCTTTAGGCCATATGGCTAGCTAAACGTAAGAAGGGGGCATTGCCCCCTTTTTGTATCGCAGCCCTTTAGCTTTTATTAAAAGTTTAACTTTAAAGAGGAAATAATCATGGCAGCTGTTACTCCTGCACTCGTAAAAGAACT encodes the following:
- the rpsB gene encoding 30S ribosomal protein S2, producing the protein MPQVSMRDMLSAGVHFGHQTRYWNPKMGKYIFGARNKIHIINLEHTVPAFNEALALVQQMASQKKKILFVGTKRAAQKTVKEQAERAGQPFVSHRWLGGMLTNYKTIRASIRRLQELTTQSQDGTFAKLTKKEALMRSRDMEKLERSIGGIKNINGLPDALFIIDVDHERIAIQEANKLGIPVIGVVDTNSNPEGVDYVIPGNDDAIRAIKLYAAAVADACLEGSKSVSAVPNKDEYVAAEGSAE